The following are encoded together in the Pectobacterium wasabiae CFBP 3304 genome:
- the pilV gene encoding shufflon system plasmid conjugative transfer pilus tip adhesin PilV — translation MIKYKKGFSLLEITLVLAVGVAMAFMNFQDMKSNQENIMANTVGSQMKQMGEAVNRYIIIRYDKLSTLSSSSSQTSDPGPRICSTSGCEITYQTLVNEGLLPAGYTGVNMQKSSYKILLKRAGATPNYVINGLVITTLPWLEGNRVRYDLLGRAMQASGIDSGMTQSATVASGTGGQWTENQNSYSGINAAGLLAYRVGYDSAMYSVYLRRDGTLPMTGELNMGGQSIDNVKDITASGTIKSQRLSSSGIAEGTHLNATEIVQSKNGTFSNNLKVQNQLTVDGYSTFNNIVKVNQWLESEQGVRSRGALIVGKENERKLWLGCGTFSSCASDNAIPLRIEDESGKNNFISITGTTSSPSSMKLDVVGSQRIKGDLILLSSSDGLAKGDIVASGNIASSGIVSGQYLQVESSSVAGASCSPDGLISKDDKGATLSCQSGIWGINSGGLITVDGGTCPAGVEPVLYYASIAVFWNGQVRTNPYGDEKLWVPQYNINEMGSHCTTHGGGEKESCRPIPKYINITKVKCG, via the coding sequence ATGATTAAATATAAAAAAGGGTTTTCCTTATTGGAAATAACGCTGGTGTTAGCTGTTGGCGTAGCAATGGCTTTCATGAACTTTCAGGACATGAAAAGCAATCAAGAAAACATTATGGCTAATACCGTAGGTTCACAGATGAAACAGATGGGGGAAGCGGTTAACCGTTATATCATTATCCGTTATGACAAACTTTCAACGCTTTCTTCCAGTAGCAGCCAGACCAGCGATCCGGGGCCAAGGATTTGTTCAACCAGCGGCTGTGAAATTACGTATCAGACGTTGGTAAATGAAGGGCTGTTACCTGCGGGTTATACTGGCGTCAACATGCAAAAATCCTCTTATAAGATACTGTTGAAACGTGCAGGAGCCACACCTAACTACGTTATTAATGGACTTGTTATTACTACGTTGCCGTGGTTAGAAGGGAACCGTGTTCGTTATGACTTATTAGGTCGTGCTATGCAAGCCTCTGGTATCGATAGTGGCATGACGCAATCTGCTACTGTTGCATCGGGTACGGGTGGGCAATGGACTGAGAACCAAAATAGCTATAGTGGTATTAATGCTGCGGGATTGTTGGCCTACCGTGTTGGATACGACAGTGCTATGTATTCGGTTTACCTACGCCGCGATGGAACATTGCCGATGACAGGGGAGCTGAATATGGGCGGCCAGAGTATTGATAATGTAAAAGACATTACCGCATCTGGGACGATCAAAAGCCAGCGATTATCCTCATCCGGTATTGCCGAAGGGACGCATCTTAACGCGACTGAAATTGTGCAGAGTAAAAATGGAACGTTCAGTAATAATCTCAAGGTTCAAAATCAATTAACTGTTGATGGTTATTCGACGTTTAACAATATCGTGAAAGTTAATCAATGGCTGGAAAGTGAACAGGGTGTCAGATCTCGTGGCGCACTCATTGTTGGTAAAGAAAACGAGAGAAAATTGTGGTTAGGCTGTGGCACATTTTCCAGTTGTGCTTCTGATAACGCGATACCATTAAGAATCGAAGATGAGTCAGGAAAAAATAATTTCATCTCAATTACCGGAACAACATCATCACCTTCATCAATGAAATTAGATGTTGTAGGAAGCCAAAGAATAAAAGGAGATCTAATACTATTGTCTTCGAGCGATGGTTTAGCCAAAGGCGATATCGTGGCATCAGGGAATATCGCTTCATCAGGTATTGTTTCAGGGCAATATTTACAGGTTGAATCGTCTTCTGTAGCGGGAGCAAGTTGTTCACCTGATGGGCTAATTAGCAAGGACGATAAAGGGGCTACACTGTCTTGTCAATCTGGCATATGGGGGATAAATAGCGGTGGTCTAATCACGGTTGATGGGGGAACATGTCCTGCCGGGGTTGAGCCTGTTTTATATTATGCCTCGATCGCCGTATTTTGGAACGGACAAGTACGAACCAATCCGTATGGTGATGAGAAACTTTGGGTCCCTCAATACAATATCAATGAAATGGGTTCACATTGTACGACCCACGGAGGGGGCGAAAAAGAAAGTTGCCGCCCGATACCCAAATATATCAATATAACAAAAGTGAAATGCGGGTGA
- a CDS encoding IS3 family transposase (programmed frameshift) encodes MTKPVPTSKTPRKQYTPEFRDEALKLAERIGIAAAARELSLYESQLYNWRCKQHQQMNSSERENELAAENARLKRQLAERDEELAIPPKGRDILREAPEMKYVFIEKHQAEFSIKTMCRVLQVARSGWYVWRRRRCQITPRQHFRLICDEAVRKAFAGAKQRYGAPRLADELPEYNIKIIAASLRRQGLRAKASRKFSPVSYREHGLPVSENLLKQDFIASGPNQKWAGDITYLRTDEGWLYLAVVIDRWSRAVIGWSMSSRMTAQLACDALQMALWRRKRPKNVIVHTDRGGQYCSADYQTLLKRHNLHGSMSAKGCCYDNACVESFFHSLKVECIHGERFISREIMRTTVFNYIECDYNRWRRHSACGGLSPEQFENQNLA; translated from the exons ATGACAAAACCAGTACCAACCAGCAAAACGCCCCGCAAACAGTACACGCCCGAATTTCGCGATGAAGCCCTTAAACTGGCTGAGCGTATTGGAATCGCTGCTGCTGCCCGTGAACTCAGCTTGTATGAATCCCAGCTCTACAACTGGCGGTGTAAACAACACCAGCAGATGAACTCATCAGAGCGCGAGAATGAACTGGCTGCCGAAAATGCGCGTCTGAAGCGCCAACTGGCGGAGCGTGATGAAGAACTGGCTATTC CTCCAAAAGGCCGCGACATACTTCGCGAAGCGCCTGAAATGAAGTATGTCTTTATCGAAAAGCATCAGGCAGAGTTCAGCATCAAAACCATGTGTCGGGTGCTTCAGGTTGCCCGCAGCGGCTGGTATGTCTGGCGCAGGCGTCGTTGTCAGATAACCCCGCGCCAGCATTTCCGGCTCATTTGCGATGAGGCTGTCCGTAAGGCATTCGCTGGGGCAAAACAGCGTTATGGTGCGCCACGTCTTGCTGATGAGTTGCCGGAGTACAACATCAAAATCATCGCTGCGAGCCTGCGCCGTCAGGGGTTGCGGGCGAAAGCCAGCCGTAAATTCAGTCCGGTCAGCTACCGTGAACATGGCCTGCCGGTATCGGAAAACCTGCTGAAGCAGGACTTCATCGCCAGCGGCCCGAACCAGAAGTGGGCAGGCGATATCACGTATCTTCGCACGGACGAGGGCTGGCTGTATCTCGCGGTGGTGATTGACCGGTGGTCACGGGCCGTTATTGGCTGGTCGATGTCGTCACGAATGACGGCGCAACTGGCCTGCGATGCGTTACAGATGGCGCTCTGGCGTCGTAAGCGACCGAAAAACGTTATTGTCCATACCGACCGTGGCGGACAGTACTGTTCAGCGGATTACCAGACTCTGCTGAAACGGCATAATCTGCATGGCAGCATGAGTGCAAAGGGGTGTTGCTACGATAATGCCTGTGTGGAAAGCTTTTTCCATTCACTGAAAGTGGAATGCATCCACGGGGAACGCTTTATCAGCCGGGAAATAATGCGAACAACAGTGTTTAATTATATCGAGTGTGATTACAATCGGTGGCGACGCCACAGTGCTTGTGGCGGTCTCAGCCCGGAACAATTTGAAAACCAGAACCTCGCTTAG